The Thalassotalea nanhaiensis genome has a window encoding:
- a CDS encoding tetratricopeptide repeat protein — protein sequence MIKIIITNLALMITLLPALVQATNIKELNPIQSLKIESKYFKEPIDYNITLPKSYNEANSKDKKYFVIFDLHPRSQPYLSGLHDWLSHNGEWPWLETIVVTPADYNPEFAKVFEQIVSDPTKQTMLDFFEFDLLTKLDKTYRTNGFRIYSGFMGNGALGLFALLNRPNLFNAYIISSPSLANDFGAISSDANKKLAQLDDKMRFLYLATGNHQYEQGNLPAFELFEKALTTSSPKSLDWQVHRNNQNNYMSQPIVSTLNGIEALFADIHTNLAAESEISQNGAQAIIDYYAMVSEKKYGFDISAEGSLKALAKSLMKKDPKKALSVYQKTIELYPESAYALSSLAKAYAELGDIDKAIKYQTQAVEKSKSMIEWHQNKHKQYLDEFRAQLNDLGE from the coding sequence ATGATTAAGATAATTATAACGAATTTAGCGTTAATGATTACGTTGCTGCCTGCACTTGTACAAGCTACAAACATTAAAGAACTTAATCCAATACAGTCACTAAAGATAGAATCTAAATACTTTAAAGAGCCTATTGACTACAACATTACATTACCCAAAAGTTATAATGAGGCAAACAGCAAGGACAAGAAATATTTTGTTATCTTCGACTTGCATCCACGCAGTCAACCTTACTTAAGTGGCCTACATGATTGGTTAAGCCATAATGGTGAGTGGCCTTGGTTGGAAACAATTGTCGTGACTCCTGCAGATTATAATCCTGAATTTGCTAAAGTATTTGAGCAAATAGTAAGTGACCCAACGAAGCAGACGATGCTCGATTTTTTTGAGTTTGATTTGCTAACCAAGTTAGATAAAACATATAGAACAAATGGATTTAGAATTTACAGTGGCTTTATGGGCAATGGCGCATTGGGTTTATTTGCGCTGCTGAATCGCCCTAATTTATTTAATGCTTACATTATATCAAGCCCTTCATTGGCTAATGATTTTGGAGCAATATCGTCAGACGCCAATAAAAAATTAGCCCAGTTAGATGATAAAATGAGATTTTTATATCTTGCTACGGGTAATCATCAATACGAACAAGGAAATTTACCCGCGTTTGAATTATTTGAAAAAGCACTGACAACCTCGTCTCCTAAGTCGCTTGATTGGCAAGTTCATCGTAACAATCAAAATAATTATATGTCTCAGCCTATAGTCTCGACCTTAAATGGTATTGAGGCACTTTTTGCTGATATTCATACCAATCTTGCCGCAGAATCTGAGATTTCTCAAAATGGAGCTCAAGCAATAATTGATTATTACGCCATGGTTTCTGAAAAAAAATATGGCTTTGATATTTCAGCAGAGGGGTCTTTAAAAGCGCTGGCTAAATCATTAATGAAAAAGGACCCTAAAAAAGCTCTGTCGGTATATCAAAAAACAATCGAACTTTATCCAGAATCTGCCTATGCGCTGTCATCGTTAGCAAAGGCATATGCTGAACTAGGGGATATTGACAAAGCAATTAAATATCAGACCCAAGCAGTTGAAAAATCGAAGTCGATGATTGAATGGCACCAAAACAAGCACAAGCAATATTTAGACGAATTTAGAGCGCAACTAAATGATCTTGGCGAATAA